The window GTGGCTGGTGTTTTTGTTAGTCGTATGTTTCTACCAATTTTCAAATTTTGTGTTTTTTAGCCAATAGTCATAATAGTCAAGCATTTCCTTAATTTCCTTTTTCTTTGTCAAATAGTCTTTCAAGTCAATTTTCCCGTTTTCTCTGTGCTCTTCAAGGTCAGATTTTTCTTGTCTTTTTAATTGTCTTTTCTTGACGTTTTCATAATGTTCAAAATCCTTTTTTTGCTGTTCAATTATGTCTTGTCTTATTCTGTTGGGATTTTCTTGGTCAGTTATCTGTTCTAATGAGAACCCATATCTTTCAATATATGAGATTGTCTGTCCGAATTGAAAAAATGGCTCTTGCCTAATCCATTGTGTAAATCCGTCCGACGTAAACTCAATGTCGCCTTGTTGAGTAATAATTGTCCATTGAATTTTGTTGTCTAACTTTTTTAGCTCAATATCTTCAATTTCAACACCCTTGTGAAAAGCAGTATCAATTTCAAATTGAATGTTATTAATATTCTTAAAAACCAATGTCGCAGGAGCTACCCAAAAAGTAAAAGGCAACCCTTCAATGTCTGGTTTATTCCATTGCAGAATATAGTCAATGTCTAATTCAAGATTTTCAGTCAACCTGATTTTATAAATGCGGCAGTCGTGCCAACCCATTTTTTCAAAGTCGGCATCTGTCCATATATTCTTTTCAAGTTCGTATTTTTCCATTTATTATCGTTTGTTCCCGTCGTCCTTACACTTGCCACCAACGTAAAGAGTTTTAAACGCAATCTAGCCAAAAAAAATAACTATTTGAGGTGGAGTCCCTTAGATTGCGGTTAAAACTTAGTTGGACGAAACCGGGGGCCTGTCTATGGGCATTTATGTTTCGTTATTTGGGAGAGTTTGGGGTGTTTAGTACCAGGAACCCCAGTTTTGATCTCCCTAACCGATGACTTCTGGTTGTTTTGGATACTGTAGGGGCAGTCCCTTCCCATTAACGCCCTGCTGCGTTTTGATTTGTAGCCATGATTTCAAAGAACTTTGCTATTTGGGCGATCTTATGGGTCTGTTCCTTTCCCCTCAGCAAGGCCATACATCATCTTTCCGGTTTCGCATCCCGGACACCTGAACGGGTCCTGACCCAGTATTTCCTCCAAAATCTCATAGGTCGACAATCCCTCATAAAAGGAAATGAGCCTTGGCGCTTTCAGCAGCCTAAAACAGTCCTCCATTTTGGTCTTGCTGTTCGCCGATGACATGATCCCATAATACCTTATCTTGTAAAATCCGCTTGGAAGGACGTGTTGCATGAACCTGCGAGTGAATTCGCCGCACGGAAGTTCCATGATTTTGGTTTTACGGTCCCTGTAATCCTTCCAACTGAACTTTACCGTGCCGTTTTCGACAGAATGTATCCGGCTGTTGCTGATGGCCACCCTGTGGGTGTACCTGCCTAGATAGCTAACTACCTGGTTGGTACCTTTTGAACGTTTTTTTGATATAGACATGCCAGGACTTCGAATAAGCTTCCTTTTTTACAAGCTCCGGGGTGGCGTACATCCCTTTCTGTTTTTCAGGTATCCTGAGCTGGTTTGACCGCAAGGCATGAAAGAGATTTTCCATGAATACCCCCCTGAATATACCTGAGAGGGCTTTCACTGGCACAAAAAACTTTTTGTTCGCAGCTATCCATTCCATGTTGTCGGGGTCGGGCCCTCCGGCAGGCACCAGCATGTGGATATGGGGGTGGTAATTGAGTGCCTGTCCCCAGGTATGGAGCACCGACAGGCAGCCACTGTCCACCCCCAGGAAGGCAGGGTTCGATGCTGCCTTCTTCACCGCAAGGGCCGATGCGGCAAAGAGCATGCCGTAGCATTCCCGCTGGTTGAGATAGAACAGGGGCTTGAGGAATTTCGGTATGGTGAACACGACGTGAAAATACCTAACTGGGAGCAACCTACACTGCAGCTTTTCCACCCATAAAAGCTGCCTGACATACTGGCACTTGGGACAGTGGCGGTTACGGCAGCTGTTGTAACTTACCCTGCTTTTGCCACAGGTGTCGCAGGTGAGGGTATGACTGCCCATTTTTGCAGTCCTGCAGTCTAGAATGTCATTGTAGGCCTTCGCCTGGTCGGCGCATAGCCTCCCCTTTCCCAAAAAGTTTTCCTTTTGGGAACCCAGAATATCGGAAAGCTCCGCCCCACAGTTCCTGCTATTGGCCGTTTCCATCACAGCTTATCCAGAGGACTTTTGATCTTCGAGGGATCGAAGTTGGTTACATGCAGATAAACCGAGGTCGTTCTCAGGGATCTATGCCCCAAGAGTTCTTGGATCACCCTAATGTTGGTGCCCTGCTCAAGAAGATGTGTGGCAAATGTATGCCGGAGTGTATGGAAAGTGGCATCCTTCTTTACCTTGCTTTGCAGAAGGATCTTTTTGAACAGGTCCTGGACACTCCTTTTGCTGTATGCCTTACCTGCCGTACGACCTTCGAAAAGATAGGTTTTGGGACGGTAGTACTTGTAATACTCTCGTAGCTTTTCCAACAGTTCCATGGAAAGGAGAGTATACCTATCCTTGTTTCCCTTGCCTCCGCGGACTCTCAACTGCATCCTGTCGCTGTCGATATCGCCAAACTTAAGGCCAATCACCTCACCAAGCCTCAGGCCGGAGCCATAGGTGAGAGCAACCAGGCAATAGTGTTTTCTGTTTATAATACCGTCGAGGATATGGGATATCTCCTCTTTTGAAAAGACGACCGGAAGAGGTTTAGGACGTCTGGGCCGTTTGATCTTCACCGGGTTCCAGTCTCTGCCGAGAACGTCCCTAAAAAGAATTTTGAACGCACTGATAGTCTGGTTTACGCTCGAGGCCGACAGGTTTTTTGTCTCAATCTTGTGAGAAAGATACTCTTTTAGCTCGGATAGGTTGATCTGGTCGGGACTTTTTTCAAAATGGCCGGAAACTAGTGATACTTGGGAAATGTAATTTTGGATACTTCTGGGAGAGTAGTTTCTGATCTGCATCTCCTGATACATCTGCTGACGTAGGCTTTTTTTTCCATGATAAGTAAAGTTTAAAAGTTAAACATGGAATAAAAATAACCTATATGCCTGAAAATAAGAGAATTAATATAGGAAAAGTGAAAAACTACCGACGTAGGAGGTTTTGTTCAACATGTTTATATGCGCAGTTTTATTGCACAATATATCCTTATTTGGTTGACTTTGTGTAGTTTTGTTACCTTTTATATTTAGATTGCCTCCTTTAAAATTTCGAAGGATTGATATTTATGTTTTTCTTACCAACCCATATCAAAACCATTCTGAGTAAGGTTTTTAAAGTATACATTATTATTAACCATATTGATCAATTAACAAGCAACACCCCGTTAGCTTTGAAAGTAAATGTGTTTCATATATGGAGGATTGCTTACAACGCACTAATAAATGCACAGTGCACCTTATTCGCCTTCCAACTACCACTAAAACTAAGGAATAAATACTAAATAAAAAACCCTTTGAACCCTTGAATAGGGGTTTTTAAAATTTTTAATTGCTTATTTTAAGCCATTTTTGTTATTCACGCAATGGCTCAAGTAATCCATGATCAGTTCCTAATTAAAAATCACCTGCAAAAACCCAATGTAAACCATCATTTTACCAAAACACTTTACTTCACCCCTTCTCCCTTGTCAGTTTTTGGTCAAATGGATCAGTTAAAACCTAAAAAATACTGCCAAAAAGGCGGAAATTTCCGGCTAAATCCTAATAATTATCAGTAAAAACCTAATAATTTCCACCTAAAAGGTGGAAGCTTGAATAAAAAAGCTGAAATCATGGAGCTCTGAAGTACCCCTCCCCACTTCCAAACCTTGAAAATTTGACCTTATCCAAAGACTTTTCCTGAAATTTTGTCATATATTCCGGTTTTTACCCTGTTTTCTGTCAGTTTTTGGTCGAATTTTTCAGGTTTGAGGTGAAAAATATAAGTGCTGAACCGGAAAATTCCATAAAATATATTCAAGCTTGTCAGTTTTAGGTACCCCACCCCTGTTTTAAGGTGGGTAATTGAGGTTATAAACTCCAATGGGTAGGTTTTGATGTACCCTACCCCAGTTCGGAAGTACCCTTGTTTGGCCCCTACAGCTTCGACAAGCTCAGCCTCCGGGAGGGGATTCCTACGACTTCGACAGGCTCAGCCTCCGGGAGTTGGGTAGGTTATTAACATTTCCGGTTCCTACGGCTTCGACAGGCGCAGCCTCCGGTACCACTGGTTCAAGTTTAACGAAGTGTAACTTGGACCTACAATGCGGAAAGTTTTCAACTTTCTAAAACCCGAAATATGTAATAGGCAATCTATTACGTGCTGAAATCGCTTCAAAATCAGCCACTTCGTTGCTGTTTTCAATTTCACCATAGCGGTGCTATACTAAAATCTCCAAACAGCCTGATTTTCTTGCGATTGCAACACTCATCACGAATCCTATCACATAATCCGGGTTAAATAAACCCTGAATTCAATTCGGGTAGAAATAGTCAATAGCTTTTTAACGTTCTTCGACTCCTACAGCTTCGACAAGCTCAGCCTCCGGGAGTGGATTCCTACGACTTCGACAAGCTCAGTCTCCGGTAAGGATATCTGCGGCTTCGACAGGCTCAGCCTCCGGTACCTATGGTTCAGGTTTAACGAAGTGTAACTTGGACCTATAATGCTGAAAGTTTTCAACTTTATTAAATTAATCCTGAATTCAATCCGGGTAGAAATAGTCAATAGCTTTTTAACGTTCTTCGACTCCTACAGCTTCGACAAGCTCAGCCTCCGGGAGTGGATTCCTACGGCTTCGACAGGCTCAGGCTCTGGTTAACATATGAAAAAAACCGAACAGTATCGAATTGTTCGGTTTTTAGCATTTTCTGTCAATCAAGCCCTAAATGGGGCAAGCATTGGCTTTTCTTACCAGCTTCTGGCACCACCCGGCCTTCTGCCTGGATATCCTCCTGGCCTTCCTCCACGGTCATCAGCCGGAAGGTCTGATTTCTTGAACTTACCAATAATATAAGTAAAAGAAACCATGGCATAACGGGTCATTACATTGGAATACACGTCGGAAACGGATACATCAGAGATGGTCCTTGACACACTGTTGTTTTGCTTCAACAAGTCAAAGACATATACCTTAAGCTCTCCCTTGTTGTTTTTTAGGAAGCGGTAGCCTGCCTCTATGTTCCACAACCAAATCGATTGGTCAAACCCCTCTGCAAGCCCACTGTAGAGTACATGACTCACATTATTGGAGATAAAAGTCTTTCCATCATTGGGAGAATAATAAAACTTCAGATTACTGGTTTGGGTGTAGTAGTTGTTTTCTAGAGTGCTCTGAAGACTACTATTGACTATAGAATAACTCCCCCTCGTAGAAAGGTTAAAATCTACATCCTTGGAAATATTACTTGCAAAAGTAATTCCTTGACTGATGTCTATGTTTTCATTGATATTGGTTTGTCCATTGATGATACCCGGCGTTCTGCTATAACTGATACCCGGGTTGAAGTTCACCTTGGTTTTTAATTTAGGAATGCTGGTTCCATAGTTGATAAAAAGTCGGGTGCTCATTTGCCCGCTTAGGTTCACCGGAGTAGTGATTTGCCCACCTCTACTTAATAATACATCATTATTAATTAGGGTATCCTGAGGCGCCACAAAAGTACTTGTTCCAATATAATCGCTAGTAAGTGAACCCAGTAAAAACATAAAGAATGTTCTATTGGTTTCCATGTCAAACTTAGAAATATTGGCAAAAATACTATTGTTGTAACTTTGACCCAGAGAAGGATTACCTACGGATAAATTCAAAGGATTGGTATTGTCAATGACATTTTGCAGCTGGTTTACACTAGGCTCATTCGTGCTGGTCCTGTACCTGAAACGGAAGCGGGTTCCATTTTCGTTTCTATAATTCATGGTTACCGTTGGAAGGATATTCTTAAAATCTCGATTGAAGACCCCTTCGGTTGGAAACACACTAACGTTATTTAACTTTGCATACTGATAATCTACCTCCATATTGAGGTTCAACCCATTGTTATTGTAGCGGTAACCCAATCCTGTTTTTTGCGTAAGAAATTTGTTATCAAATTCATTACTTAAAGCTGTATCCAAGACCATGATGCCTTGCTCATTGGCCAACTGAAAGGTTTTTTGGTCTGCCGCACTTTTGTTGTTTCCTATCTGGTAAGAAGCTGTGGCTACAGATTTTTCACCTAAAGGTTCCGTATAAGTAATGTTGGCAGTGTAATTAAACCCGTCTGACAAAGCACTTGACTGCTGCACAAGGGTATCGTAGGAATTTCTAACATAATCTTTGTTGGCAGAAATCAAATCTGTAAGTTGATCCCTTTCATTCCAGGCCGTACTCACATCGGTAGAAAGGGTTCTTCCTTTCTTATCAAACTTATACCTGTAGGTCAAGTTATTGGATATGGTAAAACCGCTGGTATTAATCCCTGTTTCATTTCTGGTATCACTCAAGCTATCCAGATTTTGATCCAGGTTTAAACCTCCCAGATTCGTAAAACTGCTATTGTCTTGAAAATTAATACTTGGTCGGATGATCAATGCATTCTTTTCATCAATATCGTATTCCATTCTGGCATTCGCCCGATGGTTGTTATTGGTAATGTTGCTGATTTGATTTTCCTGATAAATCTGACTTACATCTTCTGAAACCACTGTTTGCCTATTGGTGTTTTCCAAAATGGAGTTCTCTGTAGCATTGTAAAAATAACTTCCAGTAAAATTGATCTTTTCACCCCATTTGTCACTATAGTTCAATCCAAGGGAATTGGTGTTTACGATTCCATTGTTTTGGGATACGCCAAAAGTCCCTCCACCTTGGTTACCTCTTCTTCGGCCTCCACCACCAGTGCTTACTCCCAGCAAATCGTCTGAAGAAAAATTTTGTTGGTTGACATTATTGGACATTCCTATAATGGAAATCCTTCTCGCTCCGTTGAAAAAATTTATATTACCGCCTACAGAATACCTATCATCCGTTCCATAGCCACCATAAACCCTACCAAAATAGCTGTTTCGCATGTTACCTTTGGTAATGATATTGATGGTTTTGGCATAATTTCCATCATCAAGGCCTGTAAGTCTAGCCTGATCAGATTTTTGGTCAAGTACCTCCACACTTGAAATGGCATCTGCAGGTAAGTTCTTTAAGGCAATAGAAGGATCACTACCAAAAAATTCGCGCCCATCAACCAATATTTTTTGCACATCCTCTCCTTGGGCCTGTACTTTTCCGTTTTCTATGGTCACGCCCGGAAGTTTACCTATCAAGTCCTCCGCCATGCCATTTTCTCTAGTTTTAAAAGCACTGGCATTAAAGACTGCAGTATCTCCCCTCATTTCTCCAACCACATTCTCACCTTCGATGGTCACCTCTCCAAGGAGTTGGCTGTCTTCACCAATACTTATTTTTCCGAGATCCAAAGTCATCCCACGGCGTAACTCCATGGTTACCTTTTCGAAACCTACATAAGACACCTCCAATTTAAAAACTGGTAGGCGAGGATGAGCGATAGAAAAACTACCATCTGCACCTGTAGTGGTATTACTAATCAGAGAATCACCCTCTGTTTTTAGTAATATATTGGCCCCAATCATAGGGTCTTGGTTATTTTGGTCTACAACAATTCCTCTAATCAATGGAGGGCCTTGTCGATCTCTTTGGGCTAATAGTGGGGTTGAGGCCAATGTTAGGGCAAAGAAGGTAAGAAAAGTAAAAATCCTCATATACGTATCTTTTTAAACATGAGGATTAGACATTTCCAATTACCAAAGGTTTAATGGAAATGCTGAAAAAATTTAAAAGGAGTATTTAACCAACAAACGGCAAATTTAAGGGATTAATAGCCAACCAAATAGCACGAGCCCTCCAAAGGCTTAAAACCCTTGGAGGGCTACAAAAAGTTAATATTTCTATACCTCCAATGAAACTATTTCATTGTAATTGATTCCCATATGACTGTTGTTATAAACTGCTTTTCCACCCTTTACCACAATTACTTGCGGAGAGGCATGGGTTACATTAAATTCCTCTGCAATGGCATTAGACAAAGCCCTGTAAGACAAGAGATCTAGGTAATAAGGGGTAAACTTTTCACTATCCCCATCTTTCCAATTTCTTTGCAGTCTATTCCAAGCCATACCACTAATCGAACAACTCGTGGAATGTTTAAAAATTACTACCGGTTTTTCATTGCTCTCTTCTTTGATAGTGTTCAATTGAGAGGCATCCTCTAATTTTATCCAACTCATAATTTATTTCGACTAATATTGAAAACCAATAACCATAATTAAAGCGCTTAAAGTTCAAAGGAGGCTCATTTTTTTTGAATTGTGCTATTTTTCTCTTACCTCTGCATTTAAATCTCATTTCTTCACCCCTAATCTTTCCATTTAGACGTTAAAGTCAATATGCCAAGATACTCATTGCTTATAGTTTCCTTACTCGTTGCTGCCTTTTCTAGTTGTAGTAGTTTAAAATTGAATGGCCCCGAGGCCCAAGCTCCTCCTCCTGCCTTACCCAAAGCAGCCTTATCCATAAACCTAGGCCTTGAAATACCCCTATCCTATGTTCAGGGAAAAATCAATGAAAGCCTGGACCAGAAATTATTCAAAGAGGAAGGGCTGGAACTAGGCAATGGCCTGTTCGCAGATGTGGACTTAAAGAAAAATGGACAATTTAGTTTGTCAGCTACGGAGGAGGGCAAAGTCTTGGTAGGCCTTCCGGTCTTTTTAGATGGCAAGGTGAGATTGGAAAAGAAAATTTTCGGACAAAAGATCTCTTCCGCCATTCCCTTTCAAGAAAACCTCTCTCCGCAAGTTAGTTTTATTCCACAAATCAATAGTGACTATAGCTTTGGCATAGAGGAATTGGACATTTTATCTTGGGGCAAAGCTTTACAATATGATTTTCTGGGTTTTAACATCGATTTTGAACCACTGGTTAAGAAGAAAATGATAGGGGTAATGGAAGACCAACTGGCCTCGGGATCTTTAAAATCTTTAGACATCAAACAAATAGCCAATGATTTCTGGGCTACTTTTGGACAGCCCAGGTATTTGGACAATGGTCTCTCTGCAAGTTATTTATACACACGGCCCGATAAAATTGCCGTAGAAAATCAATTTACAAACGATCAAAAGCTCTTGTTGAACATTGGACTGGAAGGAGAGGTTTTAAGGCAAAAGGAAAAACCACTGCCCACCCAATTGGCAGCCCTTCCTCCGGTGAGCCAAGAAAATGTGAATGGAAACGACTTTAACTTGACTTTACCTATCTTTATAAGTTTTGAAGAAATGGCTGCTTACCTTGAAAAACAACTCAAAGGAAAGCTCATAACAGTTGACAAACAGACCAAACTATTGCCAAAGAAATTTAGTCTCCGTCACTTTGGTGAAAGAACACTGATCACCATGGAATTTACCGGAAAAAGAAGTGGGAAAAAAGATTTAGACGGCACGTTTTATTTGGCCGGAAAACCGGTTTTTGAACCTCAATCACAAACTGTGGTACTTGAAGACATAGATTTTAAGCTTTCTACCAAAAACTTCTTGGCCAATACCACCAACTGGCTAAAGCGAAGAAAAATTCTGAAAGCTATTCGAAAAAAAGCTGTTTTTCCGGTGGATGAGCAATTGGCAAAAGCAAAAACAATTTTACTTCAAGAGAGTCAATTGGACTTAAGCTTGTTTGCACTGTCACTCCAATCTCCGGAAATAGTCATTGAAGGCATCTACCCATCTGAAACGGGTTTGGATATTTATGTCAAAGCTGCTGCCGAAATTGATACCCGTTGGAATCCGTAATTTCCGTATCAAGCCATCAGGTCACCAAAGGTTTTTATCCCCTTTTTATCCGCCACTTTCAAAAGCTTTATTAAGAGCTGGGCGGTTAGTAAGGCATCGCCTGCCGCCGTATGCCTGTCATCGAGCGAAATTCCATACCGCTCACAAAGTTTATCCAAGGAATAATCCTGAGAGGCTATGGCATGAGGGTTATAAAACTTACCTACCTCCATCCTCACAGCCAAGTCATAGGTATCTAAACCAGGCTGGCGGATTTTTTTTAAACCCAGTTTGCGGCCTACCTTCTCCAACATGGCCAGGTCAAATCCCAAATGATGCCCTACAACAATCCGGTTGGTAGCATCTAACAAAAAGCTCTTTATCAACTTTTCTCGGCTGATATAAGGTCTTTCCTGAACCAAGCCATGTACTTTTACAGCTTCTTTGCTGCGCTTCTTTGGCCGCAAATAAAATTCTTTGGACTCAGAGATGCGTATGCTATTGTTGGTCACAGTCACCGCCCCATAGGAAAGGACATAATCTTTTTTCACCTCCAGTCCGGTAGTTTCTGTATCAAAAACAAGAAATTCCAGCTCTCTAATGGGCTTGCCTTTGGGAATTTTTTTCAGTAAGGACTGTTCATATGCCTTGATATAGGCAGGCTTTGGTAGGGGACGAATACCGAAAATTGATTTCCATTCCATGTCATTTGCCAAAATAATCCAGTTGAAACCTTACCCTTAAAATTTTCTGAATTTCATCAATGGGGAAAAAAGCATTTTTAAGCAATTGACGTTGTAACTTACCTAAAGAGTCCGGCTGGATAAACCGGCCTGAAGAGGAGGAGGACAATCCTTCTAAAGCCCTGAACCGCATAAATATTTCATAAGCTTTCCCAGCATCTTTAAATAATGCAGCTTGGTTGGGTTCAAGTTCTGCTAGTTTTTCATACCGTTTGAAAGTATTATTTATTCCCACGACCTGATGGTTTAGGATCAATACCCTTGCTGCATCTGCCAGTGGCATCATGGCCCTTAACTTTATGTCAAACTTCTCTGCATGCTCTCCGGATTTTTCGATAATAAAGTTCCTAAAAAAGCCCAAAGGAGGAGGGTTTAATAAGGCATTTTTGGCAAAGAAATTTAGAAAAATCTTTCCCTTGCTAATTTCTTCATACACATGTATTGTCAGCTCTTCCGCCAAGGCTACTTTCCCGGCCACAGCCCGAAAATCAAAGAATATAGAGGCCATTAGCAAAGATGGCTGGTCTGATTTCCTAATCCATTGACTAAAATAATCCTTCCATTGGGAAATGGGTTGGCACCATTTGGGGTTGTTGGCCATCATCTCTGCAGGACAAGAGTGAAAACCACAGGCAAAAAGAATATCCATTACATCCCTTGCCAATAGGTGCATAAACCCCCTCGCCTTTTCCTGTAAATAATCAGGAACATCATCATAAACAATGGCATTGTCTAAATCTGTACGAAGCAATTGTTCCCCTCTGCCTTCTGAGCCCAAACCAAGGAAACAAAATGGAGTATCACAAACTTCCGGAAATTGTGCCGAATGCCTGCTTTTAGCAATATGAATGGCCCGCTGAATGATGGTATCATTGATTTCGGTAATGATTCCGGCAATAAAATCAATGGCCAGTTCATTTTCTAAAAAATAGATCAGCATTCCTTCTGCCTGATTCCGTAATTTAGCAATTTCATGCACATCTTCACTGTCTTGCAAAGCTTTGATCAAAACTGCCGGACTATTACCCTGTGAAAGGAGCACATCATGGTCTGAAATAATCCCTACCATACCTGATTGATCGGTACCGTCTTCAGTAAAAACCAAATGATGCAACCTATTTTTTACCATATTAAGGTAAATCTGTGAAAATTCAAGGTCTTTTTTGGCCGTCACCACCGGCTGGCTCATGATTTCTTCTACTAAGGTTGTGTAAGGCAAGCCTTTAGCAATCAGTCGGTTTCTGAGATCTTTGTCTGTAATGATACCTTGTGGGCAATTGTCTTTATTCACGATAACGATAGAACCTACCTTGGCTTCACTCATTTTGGCCACAGCACGAGAAATGGTATCACCCAACTGACATTGAACAACAGGCTGTGAGTAATTAATAGAAGCCTGTCCGGGAAATAACAATAGCCCATTCTGTTGGGCACTTTTTCCCAAGAGGGAACGCACTTTCTGTGTTTCTGATAGGTCTGAGCGGATCACTACTTGACCGGAAGCAAATCCGGAAGCAAAGTAAAGACTTACCTGACTGTTTTCTTTGAGAATTTTATCAAATACTGCAACAGGAACTGCAATTATTAAACTGTTTTCATTGGCTTTGGCATTTAAGATATAGGGCCGCTTGCCTAAGAGGGCCAGAACTCCAAAGACATCCCCTTCATCACAAAATTCCATGGTTTGTTCCTTACCATCAATAAAGTCTGTCAGTTTGATGGCTCCTTCTCTGACCACGAAAAAGTAATTTTTTGCAGGCTCTCCTTTTTGAAACAAAAACTCATCCTTTTCAAAATAAATAAGGTCAACCTGCTTTGCTACTTGAGTTAGCAGTTCTGGCGACAAAAAGCTGAAAGGGGGGAATTTTTTCAGGAAATCAACAACCCTATTAACGATGACATTGCTCATATGGGAATTGGGTCAAAGGAATAGCGATGTAAAGCAGGGTAGTCCTACTTTACATCGCTTGAATAATAACTTGAAATTAAGGAACTACTCCTTTCTTCCCGCAATAATCTTATCGACTATATCCGGATCAAGCAAAGTGGAAGTATCTCCTAAATTATCCATGCTACCTTCTGCAACTTTTCTCAGGATCCTACGCATGATTTTACCCGAACGTGTTTTAGGAAGCCCCGGAACAATTTGAATTTTATCAGGTTTAGCTATTGGTCCAATGATGTTGGTAACTGAAGCTTTGATTTCATTGGTCAGATTTGCTTCTGTCCTATTGGACATGTCACAGATCACATAAGCATAAATGCCTTGGCCTTTAACTTTGTGCGGATAGCCTACCACCGCAGATTCCACTACCAAAGGATGCTCATTGATGGCATTTTCTACCTCTGCAGTACCCATTCTATGGCCTGACACATTGATCACATCATCCACACGTCCCAGGATTCGGTAATAACCGTCATGATCACGTTTTACACCATCACCTGTGAAGTACATGCCCTTATAGGCAGAAAAATAGGTTTGCTTGCAACGTTCGTGGTCACCATAGGTGGTCCGGATCATTCCTGGCCAAGGAAATTTAATACAAAGGTTTCCTTCTACAGAATTACCTTTAAGCTCTTTCCCGTCAGGATCCATAATTGCCAGTTGCACCCCCGGTAAAGGTAGCGTAGCAAAAGCCGGTTTGGTTGGAGTAATCCCTGCCAGTGGAGAAACCATAATTCCCCCTGTTTCCGTCTGCCACCAAGTGTCAACAATTGGACATTTTGTTTTACCTATATGAGTATGGTACCAATGCCAAGCCTCTTCATTAATAGGCTCTCCTACTGATCCCAACACCTTAAGAGAGTCAAGCTTATAAGGAGCAATTGGCTCAGTTCCGTGCACCTGCAAGGCCCTAATGGCAGTGGGTGC of the Cyclobacterium marinum DSM 745 genome contains:
- a CDS encoding 3'-5' exonuclease, whose amino-acid sequence is MEWKSIFGIRPLPKPAYIKAYEQSLLKKIPKGKPIRELEFLVFDTETTGLEVKKDYVLSYGAVTVTNNSIRISESKEFYLRPKKRSKEAVKVHGLVQERPYISREKLIKSFLLDATNRIVVGHHLGFDLAMLEKVGRKLGLKKIRQPGLDTYDLAVRMEVGKFYNPHAIASQDYSLDKLCERYGISLDDRHTAAGDALLTAQLLIKLLKVADKKGIKTFGDLMA
- a CDS encoding outer membrane beta-barrel protein; the encoded protein is MRIFTFLTFFALTLASTPLLAQRDRQGPPLIRGIVVDQNNQDPMIGANILLKTEGDSLISNTTTGADGSFSIAHPRLPVFKLEVSYVGFEKVTMELRRGMTLDLGKISIGEDSQLLGEVTIEGENVVGEMRGDTAVFNASAFKTRENGMAEDLIGKLPGVTIENGKVQAQGEDVQKILVDGREFFGSDPSIALKNLPADAISSVEVLDQKSDQARLTGLDDGNYAKTINIITKGNMRNSYFGRVYGGYGTDDRYSVGGNINFFNGARRISIIGMSNNVNQQNFSSDDLLGVSTGGGGRRRGNQGGGTFGVSQNNGIVNTNSLGLNYSDKWGEKINFTGSYFYNATENSILENTNRQTVVSEDVSQIYQENQISNITNNNHRANARMEYDIDEKNALIIRPSINFQDNSSFTNLGGLNLDQNLDSLSDTRNETGINTSGFTISNNLTYRYKFDKKGRTLSTDVSTAWNERDQLTDLISANKDYVRNSYDTLVQQSSALSDGFNYTANITYTEPLGEKSVATASYQIGNNKSAADQKTFQLANEQGIMVLDTALSNEFDNKFLTQKTGLGYRYNNNGLNLNMEVDYQYAKLNNVSVFPTEGVFNRDFKNILPTVTMNYRNENGTRFRFRYRTSTNEPSVNQLQNVIDNTNPLNLSVGNPSLGQSYNNSIFANISKFDMETNRTFFMFLLGSLTSDYIGTSTFVAPQDTLINNDVLLSRGGQITTPVNLSGQMSTRLFINYGTSIPKLKTKVNFNPGISYSRTPGIINGQTNINENIDISQGITFASNISKDVDFNLSTRGSYSIVNSSLQSTLENNYYTQTSNLKFYYSPNDGKTFISNNVSHVLYSGLAEGFDQSIWLWNIEAGYRFLKNNKGELKVYVFDLLKQNNSVSRTISDVSVSDVYSNVMTRYAMVSFTYIIGKFKKSDLPADDRGGRPGGYPGRRPGGARSW
- the ytxJ gene encoding bacillithiol system redox-active protein YtxJ, which encodes MSWIKLEDASQLNTIKEESNEKPVVIFKHSTSCSISGMAWNRLQRNWKDGDSEKFTPYYLDLLSYRALSNAIAEEFNVTHASPQVIVVKGGKAVYNNSHMGINYNEIVSLEV
- a CDS encoding DUF4403 family protein; its protein translation is MPRYSLLIVSLLVAAFSSCSSLKLNGPEAQAPPPALPKAALSINLGLEIPLSYVQGKINESLDQKLFKEEGLELGNGLFADVDLKKNGQFSLSATEEGKVLVGLPVFLDGKVRLEKKIFGQKISSAIPFQENLSPQVSFIPQINSDYSFGIEELDILSWGKALQYDFLGFNIDFEPLVKKKMIGVMEDQLASGSLKSLDIKQIANDFWATFGQPRYLDNGLSASYLYTRPDKIAVENQFTNDQKLLLNIGLEGEVLRQKEKPLPTQLAALPPVSQENVNGNDFNLTLPIFISFEEMAAYLEKQLKGKLITVDKQTKLLPKKFSLRHFGERTLITMEFTGKRSGKKDLDGTFYLAGKPVFEPQSQTVVLEDIDFKLSTKNFLANTTNWLKRRKILKAIRKKAVFPVDEQLAKAKTILLQESQLDLSLFALSLQSPEIVIEGIYPSETGLDIYVKAAAEIDTRWNP
- a CDS encoding tyrosine-type recombinase/integrase; translated protein: MYQEMQIRNYSPRSIQNYISQVSLVSGHFEKSPDQINLSELKEYLSHKIETKNLSASSVNQTISAFKILFRDVLGRDWNPVKIKRPRRPKPLPVVFSKEEISHILDGIINRKHYCLVALTYGSGLRLGEVIGLKFGDIDSDRMQLRVRGGKGNKDRYTLLSMELLEKLREYYKYYRPKTYLFEGRTAGKAYSKRSVQDLFKKILLQSKVKKDATFHTLRHTFATHLLEQGTNIRVIQELLGHRSLRTTSVYLHVTNFDPSKIKSPLDKL